A region of Deltaproteobacteria bacterium DNA encodes the following proteins:
- a CDS encoding glycosyltransferase — MKYLTALRKDVRSRVELIEKADLVVGLPSYNNQSTIGNVILQISRGLNRYYPDKRAVIIVSDGGSVDDSREEAESVRVFPFQEKIITIYRGVPGKGSALRAVLEVSEFLQAKACLVVDSDLRSISPQWIRNLLCPILEDGYQFVAPYYKRFKFDGTITNNLVYNMTSALYGKRIRQPIGGDFALSGDVVKEIYNQDVWDTDVGRFGIDIWLTTTALVRDFHICQARLGAKVHDVKDPSESLGPMFRQVIATMFSLMEENVDHWRQVTGSEEVPITGTEIETEPEEFPIYVDAMIESFMHGYVQFSPLWKQILSEESFAMVKELAETGDGFDMDDNIWAHVLFDAASTYHCWGKNRFKLVQLLTPLYYARVASFARAVEGMNNSQAEEVVERQARCFEEEKPYLLERWKWIEETKARGEFCGQLP; from the coding sequence ATGAAATATCTTACTGCGCTCAGAAAAGACGTAAGATCCCGCGTGGAGCTCATCGAAAAAGCCGACCTCGTGGTGGGGCTGCCCTCCTACAATAACCAGAGCACCATCGGGAACGTGATTCTGCAGATCAGCCGTGGGCTGAACAGGTATTACCCCGACAAGAGGGCCGTCATTATCGTCTCGGACGGCGGCTCGGTGGATGACTCCCGGGAGGAGGCGGAAAGTGTTCGGGTCTTCCCCTTCCAGGAAAAGATTATCACCATCTACCGTGGAGTCCCCGGCAAGGGATCCGCGTTAAGGGCGGTCCTGGAGGTCTCCGAGTTCCTCCAGGCAAAGGCATGTCTGGTGGTGGATTCAGACCTCCGCAGTATCAGTCCCCAGTGGATCAGGAACCTGCTCTGTCCCATCCTCGAGGATGGGTACCAATTTGTGGCCCCGTACTATAAGAGGTTCAAGTTCGACGGCACAATTACCAATAACCTCGTCTACAACATGACCAGTGCACTTTACGGGAAGAGGATCCGGCAGCCCATCGGCGGGGATTTCGCCCTCTCGGGAGACGTGGTGAAGGAGATCTACAACCAGGACGTGTGGGACACGGATGTGGGGCGCTTCGGTATCGATATCTGGCTCACCACCACCGCCCTGGTCCGGGATTTCCATATCTGCCAGGCCCGGTTGGGAGCAAAGGTCCACGACGTGAAGGATCCATCCGAGAGCCTGGGTCCCATGTTCCGGCAGGTGATCGCCACGATGTTCAGCCTGATGGAGGAGAATGTGGATCATTGGCGCCAGGTTACCGGCAGCGAAGAGGTTCCGATCACCGGAACCGAAATTGAGACTGAGCCTGAGGAGTTTCCCATCTACGTCGACGCCATGATCGAGTCCTTCATGCACGGGTACGTCCAGTTCAGTCCTCTGTGGAAACAGATACTCAGCGAGGAATCCTTCGCCATGGTAAAAGAGCTTGCCGAGACCGGAGACGGCTTTGACATGGACGACAACATATGGGCGCATGTCCTTTTCGACGCCGCCTCGACCTACCACTGCTGGGGGAAGAACCGCTTTAAACTTGTGCAGCTTCTGACCCCGCTTTATTATGCCCGGGTGGCCAGTTTTGCAAGGGCGGTGGAGGGGATGAACAACTCCCAGGCCGAGGAGGTGGTCGAGCGACAGGCCAGGTGTTTCGAGGAAGAAAAGCCCTACCTGTTGGAGCGATGGAAGTGGATCGAGGAAACCAAGGCCCGGGGGGAATTCTGCGGGCAGCTTCCCTAA
- a CDS encoding acylphosphatase has product MTGNKRVRMIVHGRVHAVAFRAGTVREASGIGLAGIVRNLSDGTVEIIAEGPREALDRLIEWSHHGPPAAVVEKVDVSFGTATGEFAGFEVRFGY; this is encoded by the coding sequence ATGACTGGAAATAAGAGGGTTCGAATGATCGTTCACGGACGCGTACATGCCGTTGCCTTTCGGGCCGGTACAGTTCGCGAGGCGTCGGGAATAGGGCTGGCGGGAATAGTACGCAACCTCTCTGACGGTACGGTGGAGATCATTGCGGAAGGGCCGCGGGAGGCTCTGGACAGGTTGATCGAGTGGTCCCACCATGGTCCTCCCGCGGCGGTTGTGGAAAAGGTGGATGTCTCCTTCGGGACGGCGACAGGTGAATTTGCGGGGTTCGAGGTCCGATTCGGATATTAA
- the mtaB gene encoding tRNA (N(6)-L-threonylcarbamoyladenosine(37)-C(2))-methylthiotransferase MtaB — protein MKQNTPGLDVRPRTYACITLGCKSNQYDTAAIASGMETYGMARSEPESADILIVNTCMVTGPTEAQCRQAIRRARRANPGARVIVTGCMSKGAPGQLVRMPEVDQVVDPAEKGKIPEMLGFSETVPWVDWPEDPGVGVDGRDRGFLKIQDGCDHSCSYCIVPSVRGKSRSLAPGKVAMAIRKLMEGGRCEVVLTAIHLGLYGKDQSPAVNLDDLLWRLLDEDLPGRIRLSSMEPLEITGRLLEIMASSPGRICRHLHIPLQSGSDRVLQAMGRPYLRDDFTRIVHRAGEMVPGIGIGCDVICGFPGETEDDFSRTEDLIRSLAIPFLHAFPYSPRPGTRSAGMSDDVPHRVKKARVRTLREVAAGNLRDFLDGLVGAELTVVPENSWNGGGTVALADNYARVVLEGVEGLSPGSLVTAAIVERDGLFLRGVR, from the coding sequence ATGAAGCAAAACACCCCTGGTCTGGATGTGCGGCCCCGAACCTATGCGTGCATTACCCTTGGTTGTAAAAGCAACCAGTACGACACAGCCGCAATTGCTTCCGGCATGGAGACATATGGAATGGCCCGGTCCGAACCGGAAAGCGCCGATATCCTTATCGTCAACACCTGCATGGTCACCGGTCCCACCGAAGCCCAGTGCCGCCAGGCCATCCGCAGGGCCAGGAGGGCCAACCCCGGCGCCAGGGTGATTGTGACGGGATGCATGTCCAAGGGGGCCCCCGGTCAGCTTGTGCGGATGCCCGAGGTGGATCAGGTTGTTGATCCGGCCGAAAAGGGCAAAATACCCGAGATGCTTGGTTTTTCGGAAACTGTGCCTTGGGTTGACTGGCCCGAGGACCCAGGGGTGGGTGTCGATGGCCGGGACAGGGGATTTCTGAAAATCCAGGACGGCTGCGATCACAGCTGTTCCTACTGTATCGTTCCGTCGGTGCGGGGGAAGAGCCGCAGCCTGGCTCCCGGGAAGGTCGCCATGGCGATCCGGAAACTCATGGAGGGAGGCCGCTGCGAGGTCGTCCTCACCGCCATCCATCTCGGCCTGTACGGGAAGGATCAATCCCCTGCAGTCAACCTTGATGACCTTCTTTGGCGCCTTTTGGATGAGGACCTCCCCGGCAGGATCCGGCTCAGTTCCATGGAGCCCCTTGAGATTACCGGACGTCTCCTGGAGATCATGGCCTCGTCACCCGGCCGCATCTGCAGGCACCTGCACATCCCGCTCCAGAGCGGTAGCGACAGGGTACTCCAGGCCATGGGTCGGCCCTACCTTCGGGACGATTTTACCCGAATTGTCCATCGTGCCGGGGAAATGGTGCCCGGCATCGGGATAGGGTGCGACGTCATCTGCGGGTTCCCCGGGGAGACGGAGGATGATTTCAGCCGGACCGAGGATCTGATCCGAAGCCTTGCCATACCCTTTCTGCACGCTTTTCCCTATTCGCCGCGGCCTGGAACCCGGTCGGCCGGTATGAGCGACGACGTGCCGCACCGTGTGAAAAAGGCCAGGGTCAGAACGCTTCGTGAGGTGGCCGCCGGAAACCTGCGGGATTTCCTGGATGGCCTGGTTGGAGCGGAACTTACCGTTGTGCCGGAGAACTCCTGGAACGGAGGCGGGACCGTCGCCCTCGCCGACAATTACGCAAGGGTGGTCCTTGAGGGAGTGGAGGGATTAAGCCCGGGAAGCCTCGTAACGGCCGCTATCGTTGAACGGGACGGGTTATTTTTGAGGGGAGTGCGATGA
- a CDS encoding periplasmic heavy metal sensor, protein MRNRLPVITIIFALFLVGALQGTARAEDWKNPPSEQDISRVRKKIETLRAWKLTEFLNLDEQTSARLFPAMREADEGRQKIEAENRKLVRRMAQILKSDDINQAEIAKILDRLQKNRREEALIEERHFKKVRSILSPADTARYILFQIRFQQEIRKRIAQSGRDGRNSRDSGFSRDGMERGGTGSRGGSSGGGRGR, encoded by the coding sequence ATGAGAAACAGACTACCCGTTATCACGATTATATTCGCCCTGTTCCTGGTTGGTGCACTGCAGGGGACCGCCCGGGCGGAAGACTGGAAAAATCCACCATCGGAGCAGGACATCAGCCGGGTGAGGAAAAAGATCGAGACGTTGAGAGCCTGGAAGCTGACGGAGTTTCTCAACCTTGACGAACAGACGAGCGCTCGCCTGTTTCCCGCCATGCGGGAGGCCGATGAAGGCCGCCAGAAGATTGAGGCCGAGAACCGGAAACTGGTCCGGAGGATGGCCCAAATTCTGAAGAGCGACGACATCAACCAGGCGGAGATAGCGAAGATCCTGGATCGTCTGCAGAAAAACCGCCGGGAGGAGGCACTGATAGAGGAGAGGCACTTCAAGAAGGTACGCTCCATCCTTTCACCTGCCGACACGGCTCGCTATATTCTCTTCCAGATTCGTTTTCAGCAGGAGATAAGGAAAAGGATCGCCCAGTCGGGCCGGGATGGGCGTAACAGCCGTGATTCCGGGTTCTCCCGCGATGGCATGGAACGAGGTGGCACCGGCTCCAGGGGCGGTAGTTCAGGAGGCGGAAGGGGCCGGTGA
- a CDS encoding zf-HC2 domain-containing protein, whose amino-acid sequence MCRDPWTREHLPDLVRGRLSVEETGRAVAHLDECRQCAAERALIVAMGRIEVPDPGDGFWLDLPEKVMKGARERKGARRQWFGGLAVAAVAAALVLFFLVPGTPPVDRIENLSGMGPLSLVDLGPEQDLLSHGGENTLAVEAALDIEVGLTEEEVALISPIPADGELEYMLIDPDTINELERAIDEMSNRG is encoded by the coding sequence ATGTGCCGTGACCCGTGGACAAGGGAACATCTGCCCGACCTGGTCCGGGGAAGGTTATCCGTGGAGGAGACCGGGAGGGCCGTGGCCCACCTGGATGAGTGTCGACAATGCGCTGCAGAGCGCGCCCTCATCGTGGCGATGGGAAGGATCGAGGTCCCGGATCCCGGCGATGGTTTCTGGCTGGATCTGCCGGAAAAGGTTATGAAAGGGGCCCGGGAGCGGAAAGGCGCAAGGCGTCAATGGTTTGGTGGACTGGCCGTTGCTGCTGTGGCGGCGGCGCTGGTTCTCTTTTTCCTTGTCCCGGGTACCCCTCCGGTTGACAGGATTGAAAACCTCTCCGGGATGGGGCCCCTCTCATTGGTGGACCTGGGTCCGGAACAGGACCTCCTTTCCCATGGAGGCGAGAATACCTTGGCTGTTGAGGCTGCCCTGGATATAGAGGTCGGACTGACGGAGGAAGAGGTCGCTCTTATCTCCCCGATTCCTGCCGACGGGGAGCTTGAGTACATGCTCATTGACCCCGACACCATCAATGAACTGGAGAGGGCCATCGACGAGATGTCGAACAGAGGTTGA
- a CDS encoding sigma-70 family RNA polymerase sigma factor, which translates to MEKDRENMDERNLVNMARDGDDGAFEDLVRLHQKAVYAFVYRLSGNRDDAAEVVQNAFIKAYRSMGRFRGESSFKTWLYRIAVNTFRNHLRDEARRRHLPIDEKVLPSDDDVFAAVSERQERGMVQRAMSDLPPRQREALVLRINEGYRFSEVADIMKCSVGAAKANYHQAVRKLKVIIGGRGN; encoded by the coding sequence ATGGAAAAAGACAGGGAGAATATGGATGAACGTAATCTTGTCAATATGGCCCGGGATGGGGATGATGGGGCCTTCGAGGATCTGGTTCGCCTCCACCAGAAAGCCGTTTACGCTTTTGTCTACCGACTTTCCGGCAATAGGGATGATGCCGCCGAAGTCGTGCAGAATGCCTTCATCAAGGCCTACCGCTCCATGGGGAGGTTTCGCGGTGAGTCCTCATTCAAAACCTGGCTCTACAGGATCGCCGTCAATACCTTCAGAAACCATCTCCGGGATGAGGCAAGGAGAAGACACCTTCCCATCGATGAAAAGGTCCTGCCGTCCGATGACGATGTCTTTGCGGCGGTTTCAGAAAGGCAGGAAAGAGGGATGGTCCAAAGAGCCATGAGCGACCTTCCTCCAAGACAGCGCGAGGCTCTCGTCCTGAGAATCAATGAGGGATATCGTTTCTCGGAGGTGGCGGATATAATGAAATGCTCCGTGGGGGCCGCAAAGGCCAACTACCACCAGGCCGTGCGGAAGCTCAAAGTCATCATTGGAGGCAGGGGAAATTGA